In Candidatus Nitrosotalea sinensis, one DNA window encodes the following:
- the ilvD gene encoding dihydroxy-acid dehydratase has translation MEISSRNVVEGPSRAPHRAMYKAMGLDDTDLGKPFIGVSHSGNEATPCNIHLGRLATHAKAGVENAGGTPREFTTIAVSDGIAMGHEGMKSSLVSREIIADSIELMVRAHQYDGLVGIAGCDKSLPGTMMGMARLNLPSVFVYGGTIMPGVYEGKQVTVQDVYEAVGAYDAGNLTLEALKNLENVACPNSGSCGGMYTANTMASISEAIGLALPGNASPPAEDPRREKMVYESGKAVMNLLETGVKPKDILTFEAFENAITVANAIGGSTNAVLHLLALSREIGVKLQLEDFERIRRKTPHIADMRPGGTYVMLDLDKIGGIPLLMKSLQKKNLIHENVITATGKTVKQNLEAIHTSFDANQKVLKSIESPIHEVGTLTILKGSLAPEGAVVKVAGVHTKEFRGRAKVFDREEDAFDAISKRQIKENDVVIIRYEGPKGGPGMREMLGVTAALVGQSLGEKVALITDGRFSGATRGFMIGHVAPEAAVGGNIALVKEGDEIVINLDKNSIDMMVPENELAQRRKEWTPRKPNYERGALAKFASLVTSAAEGAITRPIW, from the coding sequence ATGGAAATATCTAGCAGAAATGTAGTAGAGGGTCCATCACGGGCACCACATCGAGCAATGTACAAGGCAATGGGCCTTGATGATACAGATTTGGGAAAACCATTCATTGGCGTATCACATAGCGGAAATGAAGCAACTCCATGCAACATACATCTTGGAAGATTGGCAACTCATGCAAAGGCAGGAGTTGAAAATGCAGGAGGAACTCCTCGTGAATTTACTACAATTGCAGTAAGTGACGGCATTGCAATGGGCCACGAAGGTATGAAATCATCTCTTGTTAGCAGAGAAATTATTGCAGATTCTATTGAATTAATGGTACGAGCCCACCAGTACGACGGACTGGTAGGCATTGCAGGTTGCGATAAAAGCTTGCCCGGTACAATGATGGGAATGGCACGCCTTAACCTTCCATCAGTGTTTGTCTATGGAGGCACAATCATGCCAGGAGTGTACGAGGGAAAACAGGTTACAGTTCAAGACGTGTATGAAGCAGTAGGCGCATATGACGCAGGCAACTTGACGCTAGAGGCATTAAAAAATCTAGAAAACGTTGCATGTCCAAACTCTGGATCCTGTGGAGGAATGTACACGGCAAATACAATGGCATCAATCAGCGAAGCAATAGGATTGGCACTTCCAGGAAATGCATCACCTCCAGCAGAAGACCCACGAAGAGAAAAGATGGTCTACGAGAGCGGCAAGGCAGTAATGAATCTGTTAGAAACGGGAGTCAAGCCAAAAGACATTTTGACTTTTGAGGCATTTGAAAACGCAATCACTGTAGCAAACGCAATAGGCGGCTCTACAAATGCAGTTTTACACCTGCTTGCATTATCACGTGAAATAGGAGTAAAACTACAACTTGAAGATTTTGAGAGAATCAGAAGAAAGACTCCGCACATTGCAGACATGAGACCAGGTGGCACATACGTAATGCTAGACCTTGACAAGATTGGAGGAATTCCGCTCTTGATGAAAAGCCTCCAAAAGAAAAACCTCATCCATGAAAATGTCATCACTGCAACAGGAAAGACAGTAAAACAAAACTTGGAAGCAATCCATACATCATTTGATGCAAACCAAAAAGTGTTAAAATCAATTGAATCTCCGATACATGAAGTTGGCACATTAACAATACTCAAAGGCTCTCTAGCACCAGAAGGCGCAGTTGTCAAAGTTGCAGGAGTTCACACAAAAGAATTCAGAGGAAGAGCAAAGGTCTTTGACAGAGAAGAAGATGCATTTGATGCAATATCAAAAAGACAGATAAAAGAAAATGACGTGGTAATAATCAGATACGAAGGTCCAAAGGGAGGACCTGGAATGCGAGAGATGCTCGGAGTAACTGCAGCACTCGTAGGACAAAGCCTTGGTGAAAAAGTTGCATTGATAACAGATGGAAGATTTTCAGGTGCAACAAGAGGATTCATGATAGGACATGTTGCCCCAGAGGCAGCAGTAGGCGGAAACATTGCACTTGTAAAAGAAGGCGACGAGATTGTCATTAACCTTGACAAAAACTCGATTGACATGATGGTGCCAGAAAATGAACTTGCACAAAGAAGAAAAGAATGGACTCCAAGAAAACCAAACTATGAAAGAGGCGCATTAGCAAAATTTGCATCACTTGTAACCTCTGCTGCAGAAGGCGCAATAACAAGGCCCATCTGGTGA
- a CDS encoding fibronectin type III domain-containing protein translates to MDTRHLLFVIPSIMILFSIIPAYAEVTSLSTSAPFYKGGSKIIFTGSTADTDPPNITIIVFDPTNKFITLLSGMADSTHHFQVSLDTSDQSYSQQFTLKGTYNATAFIATKENGKTANFIFSPDGSPVIPSSPLSLTASVPSSTEIDISWSAPTNTGGAALSGYRVDRSADNGATWTTVAPNVINTVTSYPDTGLAPGTIYSYRVVAINPAGPSDPSNVVTASTLASNQSTSSTTTSSSGSQGNSSSLSLDELIKQRLEDAKRLQAILNGQTPQSSGGSLQGNTQQSINLTESMSVEDVSSNLPSASSGNTTQGPVSIPVNWNNVIYPAIALVGVGIVVFILYQRKKLAPSMPRIKKESPPVPTPHVDAASEKEKEDEDYALAILKNRLAKGEITLEQFKEIKDELSEP, encoded by the coding sequence ATGGATACACGGCATTTGCTTTTCGTAATACCATCAATCATGATACTGTTTTCAATAATTCCAGCATATGCTGAAGTCACATCACTTAGCACTAGTGCCCCGTTCTACAAGGGGGGCAGTAAAATTATCTTTACTGGAAGTACTGCAGACACTGATCCCCCAAATATTACAATAATTGTATTTGATCCCACCAACAAATTCATCACATTGCTATCAGGTATGGCAGATAGTACTCACCACTTTCAAGTAAGTCTTGATACTAGTGACCAATCATATTCGCAACAATTTACACTCAAGGGAACATACAATGCAACTGCATTTATAGCAACAAAGGAAAACGGCAAGACTGCAAATTTCATATTTTCTCCTGACGGCTCTCCTGTAATCCCATCTTCTCCGCTATCATTGACAGCCTCTGTTCCATCATCAACTGAGATTGATATCAGCTGGTCTGCCCCCACAAATACTGGAGGTGCTGCACTGTCGGGTTATAGAGTTGACCGTTCTGCAGACAATGGTGCCACATGGACTACGGTTGCACCAAACGTAATAAACACAGTTACGTCTTATCCTGACACCGGGCTTGCACCTGGTACAATCTATTCGTATAGGGTAGTGGCAATAAACCCAGCAGGGCCAAGTGACCCATCAAACGTGGTTACTGCATCAACACTGGCATCTAATCAATCTACATCTTCCACAACTACTAGCTCTTCTGGTTCTCAAGGCAACTCTTCCTCACTTTCATTAGATGAGCTAATCAAGCAAAGGCTAGAGGACGCAAAAAGATTGCAAGCCATACTAAATGGCCAAACACCCCAATCATCAGGCGGCTCACTGCAAGGAAACACCCAGCAAAGCATCAACCTTACTGAAAGCATGTCAGTAGAAGATGTATCATCTAATCTTCCATCTGCAAGTTCTGGCAACACTACACAGGGTCCAGTTTCAATTCCTGTGAACTGGAATAATGTAATTTATCCTGCAATTGCTCTTGTCGGAGTAGGCATTGTTGTATTCATACTGTATCAAAGAAAGAAACTAGCGCCATCTATGCCGCGCATCAAAAAAGAATCACCCCCAGTGCCTACTCCACATGTTGATGCCGCCTCTGAAAAAGAAAAAGAAGATGAAGACTATGCCCTGGCCATACTCAAAAACAGATTGGCAAAAGGAGAGATAACACTTGAGCAGTTCAAGGAGATAAAAGACGAACTCTCAGAGCCCTAA
- a CDS encoding protein-disulfide isomerase: MGRKDREERDQERESFYQKRQKTQFKNKAIAIGILAGIVAVLGISSYNFYVLSSQVTPQGEPPGSGPLGGIHIHAGLLTMIYGQQFDYSSAAYQIKSPYIGFQKGNGETVHMMAANVTMGFLFDSLHIGLDDKCFTFPDKRSFCTDDKYTLKFYVNHHQIPSLRNYVFKDHDRILISYGNENETQINSQLDRLDGFQLIT; the protein is encoded by the coding sequence ATGGGAAGAAAGGATAGAGAAGAGCGCGATCAAGAACGCGAGAGCTTTTATCAAAAAAGACAAAAGACCCAGTTCAAGAACAAGGCAATTGCCATAGGAATTTTGGCAGGAATTGTCGCAGTACTTGGAATTTCAAGTTACAACTTTTACGTATTATCATCACAGGTGACACCACAAGGAGAGCCTCCTGGTTCAGGACCTCTTGGCGGAATTCATATCCATGCAGGGTTGTTGACAATGATATACGGACAACAGTTTGATTATTCATCTGCAGCATACCAGATAAAGAGTCCATACATTGGTTTCCAGAAAGGAAATGGTGAGACGGTTCACATGATGGCAGCAAATGTAACAATGGGATTCCTCTTTGATTCACTGCATATAGGACTAGATGACAAGTGCTTTACATTCCCAGACAAGAGATCATTTTGTACTGATGACAAGTACACACTAAAGTTCTATGTCAACCACCACCAGATACCAAGCCTTAGAAATTACGTCTTCAAGGACCATGACAGAATCCTGATATCTTATGGCAACGAGAATGAAACTCAGATTAATTCTCAGCTAGACAGATTAGATGGATTCCAGTTGATAACTTAG
- a CDS encoding HIT family protein gives MDCLFCDIVKRKQDAHIIYEDDSHIAIMDKYPIQNGHSLVMPKLHHEKIIDMSNDEVGQLFSRVPIVARGILAATGADGFNIGQNNGKSANQIIPHVHVHVIPRYQKVGNTWARRMIASNGDLDTLAKKIRDNISSR, from the coding sequence ATGGACTGCCTGTTCTGTGACATCGTAAAACGAAAACAAGATGCGCACATTATCTATGAAGATGATTCCCACATTGCAATAATGGACAAGTACCCAATACAAAATGGCCATTCACTTGTAATGCCAAAACTACACCATGAAAAAATAATAGACATGTCAAATGACGAGGTAGGCCAATTGTTTTCACGAGTCCCGATAGTTGCGCGAGGAATACTTGCAGCAACAGGTGCAGACGGCTTTAACATTGGACAGAACAATGGCAAGTCTGCAAACCAGATAATCCCTCATGTACATGTTCACGTAATTCCAAGATACCAAAAAGTTGGAAACACTTGGGCAAGAAGGATGATTGCATCAAATGGCGATCTTGACACTCTTGCAAAAAAGATTCGAGACAATATCTCATCAAGATAA
- a CDS encoding thioredoxin family protein, translated as MEHVKPEEFDSKVLSSNKKSVVLFYATWCPYCANFKPTFESAKIEKANKFGSIIDEDENPLWDRFNIQAVPTMIVFENGKIISRKDAKKSIGLTKSDMDSIVSELS; from the coding sequence ATGGAGCATGTAAAACCAGAAGAATTTGATTCAAAGGTTTTGTCAAGCAATAAAAAGTCAGTGGTATTATTTTATGCTACATGGTGCCCATATTGTGCCAACTTTAAACCCACGTTCGAGTCAGCCAAGATTGAAAAGGCAAACAAGTTTGGCTCCATCATAGATGAAGATGAAAACCCACTCTGGGACAGATTCAACATCCAAGCAGTTCCTACAATGATTGTCTTTGAGAATGGTAAAATAATATCAAGAAAGGATGCAAAGAAAAGTATTGGCCTGACAAAATCAGACATGGACTCTATTGTATCAGAATTATCTTGA
- the prf1 gene encoding peptide chain release factor aRF-1: MVKPKIEKQDSVKLYKLRKMLEELSDHSGRGTELITLYVPPKKALHEVINNLREEQGTADNIKSDLTRTHVVDALSRVIQRLKLYKSTPDKGLVMFCGALPPPGGGPIGSEVIKLFEIEPPKELQTFLYRCDDHFHVDILKDMLKDDNMIGFLALDAKDAGWGLLRGDKLDVLSETSSGVAGKHRQGGQSARRFERLREMELNEYYNRVAHTTREYFIDIYPVKGLIVSGPGPTKENFLKENYLEYRLQNNVLATLDCSYAGAEGVREAFTKAHDILNDYRMVEEKKLVDKLFSDIHFSRGLAIYGLNDIIDLLKRNVVQTVLITDDTNLRKIDITCKRCQNVQTEILDRAKVIPRIQELLSKPCPSCKSMDLESSERDIVDYLDLLAGQAGAKVEVITGATEYGTMLSSIGKVGAFLRYNPNQ, encoded by the coding sequence ATGGTCAAGCCCAAGATTGAAAAACAAGATTCTGTAAAATTATACAAGCTTCGAAAGATGCTTGAAGAATTGTCTGATCATTCAGGACGCGGTACTGAATTAATCACGCTATATGTCCCTCCGAAAAAGGCGTTGCATGAAGTCATAAACAACCTAAGAGAGGAGCAAGGCACTGCAGACAATATCAAGTCTGACCTTACAAGGACTCATGTTGTTGATGCATTGTCTAGGGTAATCCAGAGACTCAAACTCTACAAGTCAACTCCTGATAAGGGCCTTGTCATGTTTTGCGGTGCACTTCCACCGCCAGGTGGTGGACCCATTGGAAGTGAGGTAATCAAACTATTTGAGATAGAGCCTCCAAAAGAGTTGCAGACATTCCTGTACAGGTGCGATGATCATTTCCATGTTGACATTCTAAAAGACATGCTAAAAGACGACAACATGATTGGATTTTTGGCACTTGATGCAAAAGATGCAGGATGGGGACTGTTGCGCGGAGACAAGCTAGACGTATTGTCTGAGACATCATCAGGTGTAGCAGGAAAGCACAGACAGGGAGGCCAGTCTGCAAGAAGATTTGAGAGACTCAGAGAGATGGAATTAAACGAATACTATAACAGAGTTGCGCATACCACTAGAGAATATTTCATCGACATTTATCCAGTAAAAGGCCTCATAGTGTCAGGCCCCGGACCCACAAAGGAGAATTTTCTTAAAGAAAATTATCTGGAATACAGATTGCAAAACAACGTACTTGCTACACTTGACTGCTCGTATGCAGGTGCAGAGGGAGTCCGAGAGGCATTCACCAAGGCTCATGACATTTTGAATGATTATAGAATGGTAGAAGAAAAGAAGTTGGTTGACAAGCTGTTCAGCGATATTCATTTCTCAAGAGGCCTTGCAATTTACGGCTTGAATGACATTATTGATCTTCTCAAAAGAAACGTGGTGCAAACAGTATTAATCACAGATGACACCAATTTGAGAAAAATAGACATTACTTGTAAGAGGTGTCAGAATGTACAGACAGAGATACTTGACCGTGCAAAAGTAATCCCGAGAATTCAAGAGTTGCTAAGCAAGCCATGTCCAAGCTGCAAGAGCATGGATTTAGAATCATCAGAGCGAGATATTGTAGATTATCTTGACTTGCTTGCAGGCCAGGCAGGTGCCAAGGTGGAGGTAATCACAGGTGCAACAGAGTATGGTACAATGCTGTCAAGCATTGGCAAGGTCGGGGCATTTTTGAGATACAATCCAAACCAATAG
- a CDS encoding DsbA family protein codes for MKRIYFVAIPIVITIIAVLYMTTPHESKSNELTPQMLVQNGSPMLGDPNAKVTIVEFGDYQCTYCHLFHQNTKDALLQQYVDTGKVNFVFRDYPLNGPDSVFAADAAYCAGDQGKYWQYHDELYKNWGGEKTGWVNQKSLDTFATTVGLDLSTFDKCLSDNKYEQKVLDNQKFGNTIGIDGTPSFVVFNSKDITKIVGAQPLSVFQQVIDKFQTS; via the coding sequence GTGAAAAGAATCTATTTTGTAGCAATACCAATAGTCATTACAATAATTGCCGTATTATACATGACAACTCCGCATGAGAGCAAGTCAAATGAGTTGACACCACAGATGCTTGTGCAAAATGGCTCGCCAATGCTAGGTGATCCAAATGCCAAGGTAACAATAGTAGAGTTTGGAGATTATCAATGTACATACTGCCACCTATTCCATCAAAATACAAAAGATGCATTGCTTCAACAATATGTCGATACCGGCAAGGTCAACTTTGTATTCCGGGACTATCCACTAAATGGTCCTGACTCTGTCTTTGCTGCAGATGCGGCATATTGTGCAGGAGACCAGGGCAAGTACTGGCAGTACCATGACGAGTTGTACAAAAACTGGGGAGGAGAAAAAACTGGATGGGTAAACCAAAAGTCTCTTGATACATTTGCCACAACAGTGGGACTTGACTTGAGTACATTTGACAAGTGCTTGTCTGACAATAAATATGAGCAAAAGGTGCTTGACAATCAAAAATTCGGAAACACTATAGGCATTGATGGCACACCGTCATTTGTGGTGTTCAACTCCAAGGACATCACAAAGATAGTCGGAGCCCAGCCCTTGTCGGTATTCCAGCAAGTCATTGATAAATTCCAAACTAGTTAA
- a CDS encoding ArsR/SmtB family transcription factor: MKKKVPLSQLKKYDINQKILEALADVQSRSILFSIVKEGMTALELSEKYRIPLSSVYKKIADLEELTLVKVDKWVLSESGKKFKVYKSRISRAEISIKKPEPTITLSPN; this comes from the coding sequence TTGAAGAAAAAAGTTCCACTGTCGCAATTAAAAAAATATGACATTAACCAGAAAATTTTGGAAGCGCTTGCAGATGTGCAATCACGTTCCATATTGTTTTCAATAGTAAAAGAAGGCATGACGGCATTGGAGTTGTCAGAAAAGTACAGGATTCCGTTAAGCTCAGTGTATAAAAAAATTGCAGATCTTGAGGAGCTGACACTTGTCAAGGTGGACAAGTGGGTGCTCTCAGAGAGCGGAAAAAAATTCAAGGTCTACAAGAGCAGGATAAGCAGGGCGGAAATCAGCATAAAAAAACCCGAGCCTACAATAACTCTCAGCCCAAACTAG
- a CDS encoding ZIP family metal transporter: MIDYWQLLVLGAIAGFTIFLGLPVAALQNLSHKKKGFLNAFALGILVFLIIDVFSHGWETASTAATDAAAGKGPVGIAVVDLAALFGGIAIGLLGLMIYESKFMTKSFPQILSLENLKEGDDHLHKLFHEANAYKLATMIAVGIGAHNFSEGLAIGQSYVAGEIGLAIILIIGFGAHNATEGFGIAGPLTGILQRPNAKFLAKVGLIGGGPTFVGTMLGSLWISDIAYILFLSMAGGALVYVSMLMYNSGRKHTTNNVMMIGIFVGLCAGFITDLIVTLGGA; the protein is encoded by the coding sequence TTGATTGATTACTGGCAGCTATTGGTTCTTGGTGCCATAGCGGGATTTACAATATTCCTAGGGTTGCCAGTTGCAGCACTTCAAAACCTCAGTCACAAAAAGAAGGGGTTCCTTAATGCATTTGCACTTGGAATCCTGGTATTTTTGATAATTGATGTGTTCAGTCATGGATGGGAGACTGCATCAACTGCAGCAACAGATGCGGCAGCAGGAAAAGGCCCTGTGGGAATCGCAGTAGTTGATCTTGCCGCATTGTTTGGAGGAATTGCAATTGGATTGCTTGGACTGATGATATATGAATCAAAATTTATGACAAAAAGTTTTCCGCAGATTTTATCACTTGAAAATCTAAAGGAAGGGGATGATCACTTACACAAACTCTTCCATGAAGCAAATGCATACAAGCTTGCAACAATGATTGCAGTAGGAATTGGTGCACATAATTTCAGTGAAGGACTGGCAATAGGTCAGTCTTATGTTGCAGGAGAAATTGGACTTGCTATAATATTGATTATAGGATTTGGAGCTCATAATGCAACAGAAGGATTTGGAATTGCAGGACCATTGACAGGAATATTGCAGAGGCCAAATGCCAAGTTTCTTGCCAAGGTAGGGCTTATTGGAGGAGGCCCTACATTTGTTGGAACAATGCTTGGTAGTTTGTGGATATCAGACATTGCATACATCTTGTTCTTGTCAATGGCAGGAGGTGCGCTAGTCTATGTCTCCATGCTGATGTACAATTCAGGACGAAAACATACAACTAACAATGTAATGATGATTGGAATCTTTGTTGGTCTGTGTGCCGGATTTATCACTGATCTTATAGTGACACTTGGCGGAGCTTAG
- a CDS encoding formate--phosphoribosylaminoimidazolecarboxamide ligase, protein MTSIATLGSHCALQVLKGAKDEGFKTILVCEKRRERLYKRFQFIDEYVLVDSFKEVMEQRCANILKENNAIIIPHGTLIAQMDSSEIESIKTPIFGNKWILRWESDRNMKEKLMVESKLKIPQSLPGPEHIKGLTIAKRHGAAGGKGYFLATNQEDYIKKRDKLVRDGIIRGDQDLYLQEYALGVSAYLQYFYSELSGELEFFGVDRRYESDIDGLGRIPAQEQIDVDLIPSFNVVGNSPLVLRESLLEDVYAMGERFVDAAKRLVAPGMPGPFCLEGVYDENGKFTAFEFSARIVAGTNLYVDGSPYSSLLYNEPMSMGRRIAREVKNAESKNSISKIVT, encoded by the coding sequence ATGACATCAATTGCAACACTTGGCTCACATTGTGCACTCCAGGTCCTCAAAGGTGCAAAAGACGAGGGTTTCAAGACAATTCTAGTATGTGAAAAAAGACGTGAAAGACTATACAAGCGATTCCAGTTTATCGATGAATATGTTCTGGTTGATTCATTTAAAGAAGTAATGGAGCAAAGATGCGCCAACATTCTAAAAGAAAATAATGCAATAATAATTCCACATGGAACCCTGATTGCCCAGATGGATTCATCAGAGATTGAATCCATCAAGACTCCAATTTTTGGAAACAAGTGGATTCTACGATGGGAGTCAGACAGGAACATGAAAGAAAAACTCATGGTAGAATCAAAACTAAAAATTCCACAATCACTGCCAGGACCTGAACATATCAAGGGATTGACAATTGCAAAAAGACACGGTGCAGCAGGAGGAAAGGGATATTTTCTTGCAACAAACCAGGAAGATTACATCAAAAAGCGTGACAAACTAGTAAGAGATGGAATTATCAGAGGAGATCAAGACTTGTACTTGCAAGAGTATGCTCTTGGAGTGTCAGCATATTTACAGTATTTCTATTCTGAATTATCAGGTGAGCTAGAATTTTTCGGCGTTGACAGAAGATATGAATCAGACATTGACGGTCTTGGTAGGATTCCAGCTCAGGAGCAAATTGATGTTGATTTGATTCCGTCATTTAATGTGGTAGGCAACAGCCCTCTGGTATTAAGAGAATCATTGTTAGAAGACGTCTACGCAATGGGCGAGAGATTTGTAGATGCTGCAAAAAGACTTGTCGCCCCTGGTATGCCAGGACCATTCTGCCTGGAAGGAGTCTATGATGAGAATGGGAAATTTACCGCATTTGAGTTTTCTGCGCGCATAGTTGCAGGTACCAATCTCTATGTAGACGGTTCCCCATATTCGTCACTTCTCTATAACGAGCCAATGAGCATGGGAAGAAGAATAGCAAGAGAGGTCAAAAATGCCGAAAGCAAGAATAGCATCTCAAAGATAGTTACTTGA
- the rlmN gene encoding 23S rRNA (adenine(2503)-C(2))-methyltransferase RlmN, translated as MPSLYRLLPEEIDDLVANLGQPRYRADQLLHSLYHNFPRKISDLKQIPTAMRDALTSLGYTIGQEDEISQIVSEDGHTTKLLLKFDDKTMIETVLMQYDPRQDKTHPRSTVCVSTQVGCPMGCVFCATGQMGFEKNLKAEEIVCQVLHFSRILQKRKEHVTNLVFMGMGEPLANYDETIRAIKILTHERAFGLGQRNITISTVGVISGIDRLADENIQVKLAISLHAPNNQLRKHLVPTAGPHSVEDLISEAKRYFKKTGRRVTFEYALIDGINDSNQVASELASLLKGNGAHVNLIPMNPTAGGYSRPARKRVLAFQQILRDGGVNCTVRVEKGVEIAAACGQLRTDTIQKIKPTKPLN; from the coding sequence ATGCCAAGTTTGTACAGATTATTACCTGAGGAAATTGATGATCTAGTCGCAAACCTAGGACAGCCACGATATCGTGCAGACCAGTTGCTCCATTCCTTGTATCATAATTTTCCAAGAAAAATCTCAGACCTAAAACAGATTCCAACCGCCATGCGAGACGCATTGACATCATTGGGATATACCATAGGTCAAGAAGATGAGATAAGCCAGATTGTAAGTGAGGACGGACATACCACAAAACTTCTACTCAAGTTTGATGATAAAACAATGATTGAGACAGTACTGATGCAATACGACCCAAGACAAGACAAGACACATCCACGATCAACCGTATGTGTGTCAACCCAAGTTGGTTGTCCCATGGGCTGTGTCTTTTGTGCAACAGGTCAGATGGGTTTTGAAAAAAATCTCAAAGCCGAAGAGATTGTCTGCCAAGTACTTCACTTCTCCAGGATTTTACAGAAAAGAAAAGAGCATGTCACAAACTTAGTCTTTATGGGTATGGGGGAGCCACTTGCAAACTATGATGAGACAATTCGAGCCATCAAAATTCTGACACATGAGAGGGCATTTGGTCTAGGACAGAGAAACATTACAATCTCAACAGTAGGTGTCATATCAGGAATTGACCGTCTTGCAGATGAAAACATCCAGGTAAAGCTTGCCATATCCTTGCATGCTCCAAACAACCAGTTGAGAAAACATCTTGTGCCAACTGCAGGACCACACTCAGTTGAAGATTTGATTTCAGAAGCAAAACGTTATTTCAAAAAAACAGGCCGTCGTGTTACTTTTGAATATGCACTAATTGATGGAATCAACGATTCAAACCAGGTAGCATCAGAACTTGCAAGCCTGCTCAAGGGAAACGGAGCACACGTAAACTTGATCCCGATGAACCCCACAGCCGGAGGATACAGCCGTCCTGCCAGAAAACGAGTCTTGGCATTCCAACAGATACTCCGTGATGGAGGTGTAAACTGCACAGTCCGCGTGGAAAAAGGAGTAGAAATTGCAGCCGCTTGCGGTCAGTTGAGAACTGATACAATACAGAAGATCAAGCCTACAAAACCTCTAAATTAA
- a CDS encoding HNH endonuclease, with protein sequence MTGLFTSKEEKQARKELENKVKILLKKYELDDMQKLCQNVIGKEPKPWRKYGEEYPVKGGTIQNYYPPDRGDFEDFIWDHMKKKEITYEQIQDYAIRHNLVPRNYFSDRPNLGSSNNIRRGFSQLIKDEVLEKQKGKCANCEKHSASFQFDHIDGNRNNNSSDNCQALCPNCHDVKSRNLD encoded by the coding sequence TTGACAGGATTATTTACATCCAAAGAGGAAAAACAAGCCAGAAAAGAACTTGAGAATAAGGTGAAGATTCTCTTGAAAAAGTATGAGTTGGATGATATGCAGAAACTCTGTCAAAATGTTATTGGAAAGGAGCCTAAACCATGGAGAAAATACGGTGAAGAATACCCTGTGAAAGGAGGGACAATTCAAAATTATTATCCGCCTGATAGGGGAGATTTCGAAGATTTCATTTGGGATCATATGAAGAAAAAAGAGATAACCTATGAACAAATTCAAGATTATGCCATACGCCATAATCTAGTTCCGCGAAATTACTTTTCTGATAGACCTAATCTTGGTTCCTCTAACAACATTAGAAGAGGATTTTCACAATTGATAAAGGATGAAGTTTTGGAAAAGCAGAAAGGAAAATGTGCAAACTGTGAAAAACATTCTGCTTCTTTTCAATTCGATCACATCGATGGAAATAGAAACAATAATTCTTCTGATAATTGTCAAGCCCTTTGTCCGAATTGTCACGACGTTAAAAGTCGTAATTTAGATTGA